In Desulfatiglans anilini DSM 4660, the genomic stretch CGCCATCGTTCCAGCCCCCTCGTCCGGTGGCTGCGTTTGGAGGCCGGCCTGGAGCGCCACTTTCTGAACCCACGCCGCGCCGTTTTCCAGCACGGCCTGCAGCTCGACCATGCCGTCGGGTCTTTCGTCGAAGGTGCCGAAGACATGCAGCGTATCCCCCTCGTAGATGGCCGGGATCGCTTCGGAAAAAATTTCGGTCGGTTCGCTGGGCCAGCGGATTTGCACCTTCACCGCCCTGGGCGAATAGATCCTCTTGAAATGCCGCACGATCTTTTCCACCATCTCCTCCCGCGGGGAAACCAGCTCACAGGCCCCGCCCGTGGCGTCGGCCAGGCTCTGAACGAAGGCCTCTGAGACGGAGCTGCCCACCCCGACGGTGAAAAACCGGAAGCCGGACCCGGCCGCCATGGCCGTCACCTTTTCCCATTCCCACACCTCACCGTCCGTAATCAGCAGCGCCTCCTTCGAGAGCGTCGAGGAGGCTGCGCTCCTCACGGCGGCCGCGACGGCCTGCCCGATTTCGGTCCCCCCCATGTCCGCATCCAGCACCTCCAGGAGGGCCCTCGCCTTTTTCAGGTTGGCGGCCTCGGCTGCAACGGGCGCGGAAAACAGCTTTCGGTGGGAATTCCCGAACCGGATGACGTTGAACCGGTCCTCGGGTCGCAGCAGACCGAGGATTTCACAGAGCGCCCTGCGGGCCTGGGCGATGGAGTCTCCCGCCATGGAGCCGGAGCAATCGACGATGATCGTAATGCACCTGGGCGCGGGCCTGGATGGCGCAGGGAACCTGGGGCAGAAAGACGCCAAGGCTACGTAGCCCTCCCCGTCTCGCTCGACGTGCGCCATACTCTTTTTATCGGTTTCCATGGAAAGGTTCAGGACAAAATCCCGATCCATCAGCGCCTGCCTTTTTGCAAGGGAAACAACCGTCTTTCCAAAGCGGCGCTGTGACGCGATGTGGTGGGAAGGGCTTTCAATCAACGCTCCAGCCAGCGCACCGCAGACCGACACCGTGATGCTGAAGGGGTTTTCATGCATCAGATCGTAGTCCGGGCTCTGGTGCGGTTGAAGACCGAGGATTTCGGGATCGCCGTATCTCGGCGCAACGGTCGTCGGCAGAAAAAACCTCAGGGAGTTCTCACGCCATTTGAGAAGTTCGGCATACGTGATCGACAGATCGATGCATTCTTCAGGCTGCAGGTTGCCCACGTTCATCGTGTACAGACCGGGGTCGATCTGCTCCAGCATGATCGCGGTGTCACCGTCGGTTATGGCGTCCTCATACCGGTCTTCAGCTTCGGTCTTTTCAACCACGACGCCTTTGAACGCCTTGGTGCCGGTTTTGATCGTCATGTCGAGCAGCACAGCCCCAAGGGGAAGCGGAAAGGTGTAAACGGCTTCGATGTTGACCTTTTCCAGATTGCGGTAGGTTTGCCTGATGGTCACTTTGCACAGAAGGTTTTCGATTTCGGCCTCTATCTTCACCGACTGAAGTGCGACCCTTCCCTCCCCGACAGGCGTCAAATCAGGCGCGGTCATCGCTCTGTTCATACTACGATTTCTCCTCTCTTATCTTTCCAGCCACCTTCATGACGTCCCGGAACAGGGCGCGGACCTGTCCCGGGCTCAATCCAGCCCGCGTGGGTTCGATGTGCAGCTCGATGCCGTCGCTCACATTCAGATGGCTCCAGACTTCGACGGCCCCCTTTTTTCGGGGCGGCGGCGGTGGAAGCGGCTGACCACCGGGGGCGCCCCCCTTTCCATCGGCCAGAATCTCCTGGATGCGATCGAGCGACACCCCGGCCCTCTTCCACTTGCGGATCGCCAGCAGCTGCTCCAGGTGCGCGTGCGTGTAGTAGGCCCCCTTTCCTACGCCTTCGGGCCGGTCCACCAGGCCCTTCTGGATGTAGTATCGGACCGTGCGCCTGTCCATCTCCACCAGGGCGCACATCTCGTCGATCGTGAATTTTCTGACGTCATTTTTCATGACACTTATACTATACACTTTTAGTGTCATGATCAAGAAAAAAAGATGGCGCATTTTTCGACAGATCAGGTCCAGGGGCGGAATTTTCAGAGGCCATTGCAGGTTGCGGAAACTCCAGGGGAAAGATGCCGCCGAAGACCTGCCTGAAGTGGATAGCGACAGGACACCCCCTATAAA encodes the following:
- a CDS encoding VIT domain-containing protein, whose product is MNRAMTAPDLTPVGEGRVALQSVKIEAEIENLLCKVTIRQTYRNLEKVNIEAVYTFPLPLGAVLLDMTIKTGTKAFKGVVVEKTEAEDRYEDAITDGDTAIMLEQIDPGLYTMNVGNLQPEECIDLSITYAELLKWRENSLRFFLPTTVAPRYGDPEILGLQPHQSPDYDLMHENPFSITVSVCGALAGALIESPSHHIASQRRFGKTVVSLAKRQALMDRDFVLNLSMETDKKSMAHVERDGEGYVALASFCPRFPAPSRPAPRCITIIVDCSGSMAGDSIAQARRALCEILGLLRPEDRFNVIRFGNSHRKLFSAPVAAEAANLKKARALLEVLDADMGGTEIGQAVAAAVRSAASSTLSKEALLITDGEVWEWEKVTAMAAGSGFRFFTVGVGSSVSEAFVQSLADATGGACELVSPREEMVEKIVRHFKRIYSPRAVKVQIRWPSEPTEIFSEAIPAIYEGDTLHVFGTFDERPDGMVELQAVLENGAAWVQKVALQAGLQTQPPDEGAGTMARMAAACRMKTMKDPRDIADLGVKYQLMSPFTNCLAVDVRAEGRKALDLPVLRKTPQMLAAGWGASGSVLMNERFELRFNAERLSISKVEMSSKRLCCSTFMGYLESERRQFDGLIACINGIQMDPTAPFEKIISLIRFEKEGMPKGLVNAMKSMVDAGADEHTAVIVFLYLLSQDKRIKGGLERTTRRMIKKSYKELSDVPEELKQQIESIIESYLNPNAIDLRDCLEPLM
- a CDS encoding MerR family transcriptional regulator, giving the protein MKNDVRKFTIDEMCALVEMDRRTVRYYIQKGLVDRPEGVGKGAYYTHAHLEQLLAIRKWKRAGVSLDRIQEILADGKGGAPGGQPLPPPPPRKKGAVEVWSHLNVSDGIELHIEPTRAGLSPGQVRALFRDVMKVAGKIREEKS